Proteins encoded together in one Meles meles chromosome 7, mMelMel3.1 paternal haplotype, whole genome shotgun sequence window:
- the RABL2B gene encoding rab-like protein 2B isoform X5 translates to MHASYYHKAHACIMVFDVQRKVTYKNLSTWYTELREFRPEIPCIVVANKIDADVKMTQKSFNFARKFSLPLYFVSAADGTNVVKLFNDAIRLAVSYKHNSQDFMDEVLQELENFDLEQKEEEVPDQAQRGNTESPSPS, encoded by the exons ATGCATGCCTCCTACTACCACAAGGCCCACGCCTGCATCATG GTGTTCGACGTGCAGAGGAAAGTAACCTACAAGAACCTGAGCACTTGGTACACAGAGCTTCGGGAGTTCAGGCCAGAGATCCCATGCATCGTGGTGGCCAATAAAATTGATG CAGACGTAAAGATGACCCAAAAGAGCTTCAATTTTGCCAGGAAGTTCTCTCTTCCCCTGTACTTTGTCTCAGCTGCTGATGGTACCAATGTCGTGAAG CTCTTCAACGACGCGATTCGATTAGCTGTGTCTTACAAACACAACTCCCAGGACTTCATGGACGAGGTTTTGCAGGAGCTTGAG AACTTTGATTtggagcagaaggaggaggaagtgcCAGACCAAGCGCAGCGTGGCAACACAGAgagcccctccccttcctga
- the RABL2B gene encoding rab-like protein 2B isoform X3, protein MERFLMDGFRPQQLSTYALTLYKHTATVDGKTVLVDLHRDAQRVRVSLLSSRTRQSCVPVADFWDTAGQERFQSMHASYYHKAHACIMVFDVQRKVTYKNLSTWYTELREFRPEIPCIVVANKIDADVKMTQKSFNFARKFSLPLYFVSAADGTNVVKLFNDAIRLAVSYKHNSQDFMDEVLQELENFDLEQKEEEVPDQAQRGNTESPSPS, encoded by the exons ATGGAGAGGTTTCTCATGGATGGATT TCGGCCACAGCAGCTGTCCACATACGCCCTGACCCTGTACAAGCACACAGCCACAGTGGATGGCAAGACAGTCCTTGTGG ATCTGCACAGAGATGCTCAGCGTGTCCGGGTCTCTCTGCTCTCCAGCCGCACCAGACAGAGTTGTGTTCCTGTTGCAGACTTTTGGGACACGGCAGGCCAGGAGCGGTTCCAGAGTATGCATGCCTCCTACTACCACAAGGCCCACGCCTGCATCATG GTGTTCGACGTGCAGAGGAAAGTAACCTACAAGAACCTGAGCACTTGGTACACAGAGCTTCGGGAGTTCAGGCCAGAGATCCCATGCATCGTGGTGGCCAATAAAATTGATG CAGACGTAAAGATGACCCAAAAGAGCTTCAATTTTGCCAGGAAGTTCTCTCTTCCCCTGTACTTTGTCTCAGCTGCTGATGGTACCAATGTCGTGAAG CTCTTCAACGACGCGATTCGATTAGCTGTGTCTTACAAACACAACTCCCAGGACTTCATGGACGAGGTTTTGCAGGAGCTTGAG AACTTTGATTtggagcagaaggaggaggaagtgcCAGACCAAGCGCAGCGTGGCAACACAGAgagcccctccccttcctga
- the RABL2B gene encoding rab-like protein 2B isoform X4: MREEGPGPKQTHGEVSHGWISATAAVHIRPDPVQAHSHSGWQDSPCGRTRQSCVPVADFWDTAGQERFQSMHASYYHKAHACIMVFDVQRKVTYKNLSTWYTELREFRPEIPCIVVANKIDADVKMTQKSFNFARKFSLPLYFVSAADGTNVVKLFNDAIRLAVSYKHNSQDFMDEVLQELENFDLEQKEEEVPDQAQRGNTESPSPS; encoded by the exons ACTCATGGAGAGGTTTCTCATGGATGGATT TCGGCCACAGCAGCTGTCCACATACGCCCTGACCCTGTACAAGCACACAGCCACAGTGGATGGCAAGACAGTCCTTGTGG CCGCACCAGACAGAGTTGTGTTCCTGTTGCAGACTTTTGGGACACGGCAGGCCAGGAGCGGTTCCAGAGTATGCATGCCTCCTACTACCACAAGGCCCACGCCTGCATCATG GTGTTCGACGTGCAGAGGAAAGTAACCTACAAGAACCTGAGCACTTGGTACACAGAGCTTCGGGAGTTCAGGCCAGAGATCCCATGCATCGTGGTGGCCAATAAAATTGATG CAGACGTAAAGATGACCCAAAAGAGCTTCAATTTTGCCAGGAAGTTCTCTCTTCCCCTGTACTTTGTCTCAGCTGCTGATGGTACCAATGTCGTGAAG CTCTTCAACGACGCGATTCGATTAGCTGTGTCTTACAAACACAACTCCCAGGACTTCATGGACGAGGTTTTGCAGGAGCTTGAG AACTTTGATTtggagcagaaggaggaggaagtgcCAGACCAAGCGCAGCGTGGCAACACAGAgagcccctccccttcctga